In one window of Deltaproteobacteria bacterium DNA:
- the ffh gene encoding signal recognition particle protein: MMFSNLSDRINNTIRKVRGRGRLTAQELDGVLREIKLSLLEADVHYKVTKSFVNKIREKAIDKEIEKSLSPGEVISSIVYEEMVHILGEKNEALNFSGNPPFVIMMVGLQGSGKTTTTAKLARFLRTKGRNPILVSCDPYRPAAKQQLSIMAKRVSTVVFENDGSSAVDTAKACLKFAKQAGKDVIILDTAGRLHIEEDLMQELEEIKKITSPKEILFVADAMMGQEAVNIASEFNKRLNLSGVIFTKIDGDARGGAVLSIKSVTGSPIKFIGTGEKVEDIELFHPDRIASRILGMGDMLTLVEKVKQAETKDTDIIKKLKTRQFTLDDFLEQIRKVKKMGSLAGTLKLIPGLSKIKLGNMEEMDKETKCIEAVILSMTKEERKNFRIINASRKRRIAKGSGTRVPDVNRLLKQFNELSHMMKGLNKRKAMQMMQNLGSYPKTF, translated from the coding sequence ATTATGTTTAGTAATTTAAGTGATAGAATAAACAATACCATAAGAAAAGTTAGAGGGAGAGGAAGGCTTACTGCACAGGAATTAGATGGTGTACTGCGGGAAATAAAACTCTCCCTATTAGAAGCAGATGTTCACTATAAAGTAACAAAGTCCTTCGTAAATAAAATAAGAGAAAAAGCAATAGATAAAGAGATAGAAAAGAGTCTCTCTCCAGGGGAAGTCATCAGCAGCATCGTGTATGAAGAGATGGTCCATATTTTAGGGGAAAAGAACGAAGCATTGAATTTCTCGGGGAATCCTCCTTTCGTCATTATGATGGTTGGACTTCAAGGCTCAGGCAAAACAACTACAACTGCAAAATTGGCTCGTTTTCTTCGCACTAAGGGAAGGAATCCTATTCTTGTATCCTGTGATCCTTACAGGCCAGCAGCAAAACAACAACTATCCATTATGGCAAAAAGGGTGAGTACAGTTGTATTTGAAAATGACGGCTCATCGGCGGTAGACACAGCAAAAGCTTGCTTAAAATTTGCCAAACAAGCGGGAAAAGATGTAATAATACTGGATACTGCAGGAAGACTACATATAGAAGAAGATTTAATGCAAGAGTTGGAAGAGATAAAAAAGATTACATCCCCTAAAGAAATATTGTTCGTTGCCGATGCGATGATGGGTCAGGAAGCGGTAAACATTGCTTCAGAATTTAATAAGAGATTAAATCTTTCCGGTGTTATCTTTACAAAGATAGATGGTGATGCGCGAGGAGGAGCGGTGCTCTCCATCAAAAGCGTGACAGGAAGTCCCATTAAATTTATAGGAACAGGAGAAAAAGTAGAAGATATCGAATTGTTTCATCCGGACAGGATTGCTTCTCGCATACTGGGCATGGGTGACATGCTCACCTTAGTAGAAAAGGTTAAACAAGCAGAAACAAAAGATACGGATATCATCAAAAAATTAAAGACCCGACAATTTACACTTGATGATTTTTTAGAGCAAATAAGAAAAGTGAAAAAAATGGGATCATTAGCCGGCACGCTAAAGCTCATCCCGGGATTGAGTAAGATTAAATTGGGCAATATGGAAGAAATGGACAAAGAGACAAAATGTATAGAAGCTGTTATACTATCTATGACAAAGGAAGAAAGAAAAAATTTTCGCATTATAAATGCCTCAAGAAAAAGGCGTATAGCAAAAGGCAGTGGAACAAGGGTGCCTGATGTAAACAGGTTGCTCAAACAATTTAATGAATTATCACACATGATGAAAGGATTGAATAAAAGAAAAGCAATGCAG
- a CDS encoding phosphatase PAP2 family protein yields the protein MDTNLLLFINHLRSPLLDEFFLFITNKYNLVFIVIPLIIALLLKFKRYAFWIILAMVIAAIVSNTLCSYVLKPFFGRVRPCMLNIPDFHPLLHIGSYSFPSNHAANIFTFATVLYSFWKRSAYFFYPLAFLVSIGRVYEGVHFPADVLAGAIFGIIIALIISFLFKKIWNEDTSI from the coding sequence ATGGATACAAACCTTTTGCTGTTTATAAACCATTTGCGCAGTCCTCTATTGGATGAGTTTTTTTTGTTTATTACAAACAAATACAATCTTGTCTTCATTGTTATTCCACTCATAATTGCACTGCTTTTAAAGTTTAAAAGATATGCTTTCTGGATTATTCTGGCCATGGTCATTGCCGCCATTGTATCCAATACACTCTGTTCTTATGTTCTGAAGCCATTTTTCGGCAGAGTCAGACCTTGTATGCTGAATATTCCAGATTTTCATCCTTTACTTCATATCGGCTCTTATTCATTCCCCAGTAATCATGCGGCAAATATATTTACATTCGCTACCGTTTTATATTCATTCTGGAAAAGGTCTGCCTATTTTTTTTATCCCTTAGCATTTTTAGTCAGTATAGGAAGAGTATACGAAGGCGTTCATTTCCCCGCAGATGTTTTAGCTGGTGCAATCTTTGGTATTATAATTGCTTTAATTATTTCCTTTTTATTTAAAAAAATATGGAACGAAGATACATCTATTTAA